The genomic window CTACTAAAAGTAATCTCCGCTTATCTTAGAGACTTCCAAGCTAAAAAAGCGTATGCTTCTTGATCTTAAAAAAATGAACAAAAAAATTATTAAAGGAAGTAAATTGATCAGTCTTATTTTAAGGCATCAACCTGAAAAAATAGGACTAACTTTAGACAATGAAGGTTGGGCTAACGTAGAAGAGTTAATAAGAAAACTAAACAAAAAAAAGTTTAATATTGATCCTGATGATTTGAAAAACATCGTAGAAAATAATGATAAAAAACGTTTTACATTTTCTGATGATTTTACAAAAATAAGAGCTAATCAAGGACATTCTATAAATATTGATTTAAAGCTTGAACCCATAATACCCCCAGAAATTTTATTTCATGGTACAGCAGAAAAAAACATAACTTCTATTTTCAAAAAAGGGTTACTTAAACAAAATAGAAATTATGTTCACTTAAGTACTGATATTGATACAGCTAAAAAAGTTGGTATGCGTTATGGTAAACCTATTGTATTAAAAATTAGTGCTTTGAAAATGCATCAAGAAAACTATAAATTTTATCTTTCTAAAAATAATGTATGGCTTACTGATTTTGTACCCAACAAATTTTTCGAAGATTGATTATTCATCTTCAAAAGAAAACATATCATTTAATGCTTCTTTAAACCAATCATCAAAATTTTCAAACTCTTCTTGTTGTTCCCAACCTTCAGATGCAAAGTCATGGATTATATATATTTTTTCAATACTTTCTGTTTTAGACAAATCCCAACAAGCTACATCGTCACAATCTATTCGTCTAGCGAAAGGAATTAAGTTTCTTTTTGAATATCTCTTTCTTAAATCTTTTCCATATTTATCACTTTGACTTTTAGATAGTATGCGCCAAGGTTCAAAATTCTCTAGATTTAAATCTAATAATCTTTTATATTTCTTTGATATAATCATAAATTAATTTACCCTTTTGGTTTTGGATAATTTGCTCTTGGTTTAGTAGTTGTACCATTAGGATTTTCCGTCCTGAATTTAGCTCCCTGATTATTAATTCTCATTTTAGCGGCTTCTCCATAAGTACTTGGTCTTTGTCCATATTGAGCTTCGAAAGCATCCGCTCTCTCTTTTGGCAGAACATCATCATAATCATATACATTAACTTTAGCATCTATATTAGCATCTTGAGCTGCTGCTAACCTTTTATTATCTAAACTAGTGTACATATTATCTTTCATTCTTACAATATCTATAGCATCTCCATTCCAACCTTTCGTTTTCATGCTTTGAACAATTCTATCGAACTTAGGACCATTCATTGTTTTTTGAGTAAATCTTATTAGTTTAGAATCCACAAACTTAGAAGAACGTGCTATTAACGAGATTTTACCAACTTTTGCTAGTTTATCAAATCCTTTAGCTGTGATAATACCTGTAAAAACATCTGTTGCTATTTCTGTTCTATCTTCTAAACTGCCATTTAAAACTTTATTCGCAGCTTCTGTTATACCAGCACCAAAAGCATCGTTTGTAGCTTTAGTAGATGTACCAAATTTATCGTCAATATATTGTAAAACTTGTTCCCTATCTCCATCAGGTAATCCTCCTAATAAAAAAGTTCCTAAAGTAAAATTTCCGACACCCTTTGCAGTGCCTATTGGATCCTTAATAACTCCTTGGACACCCTCTACTGTTTTAACTACTGACTTATCTACTCCTCTTTGAATTTGTTGTATATTATCTCCATAAAGACCTGCCCGTGCTCCAATCATAAACCATTCAAATTCCCCTCCTTCTAAATCAATACCTTCTATTAATCTATTTTCACTTATAGCATAAGTTGAGTTCCATGGATATGATTTAAATAATGGATCAGAAGACATAAACCTATTAATCCTAGGATCGTACATCCTTAAAGAGAAGTTTACACTATTCCCTTCCCCTTTAATTTCATCGTCCATCTCTTGACCTTGGAAGCCGTATCTATAATCTGAAGAGTTTCCGTGCCTACCAGGTAAGAGCATCCCGCCGGGATAGTAGTCATTATAAGCTACTACATCGGGAAGGTAATTCCCATCGTTACCTACTATCTTCCTGTCAGTTACAACAGAAAGGACATTGCCCAGGTGGTTGGTAAGAGCATAACGTTTATCTCCGGTAGTGTTTGTTATCAAATCAGGGATGATCTTGTTCTCATCAGTAATAGCAATTCTCTTCTCTTCAATTCCTAACTTACTGCTACCATAAAGGTGGTGTTCGGTTAAGTATAAGCCTTGATTGCTTCCTACTGTACCCTCTACGGGTGCTATTTTTGCTAATACATTTGAACCGGATACAATATGAGTATTAGGTTTCCAGGTGATACTAGTTCCTGCCGTATTCATATATTGTACTCCTGTTGAAACTACTACTGGTTCTGTAATAGAACCTATATTAATTGTATTGACAGCTTTATCATCTCGATTTTCTGCAATTAGCTCTCCTTGTATATCCAATTCATTTGGATTTGTAGTAGTAACGCTTCCGTCAGAAAAACTTTCGTAAACCGCCAATGGGTTTCCTTGTGCATCCCTAGCGTATAGGGTGGTTTTATTTTTCGGAATTATGGTTTTGGAAATACGATTTCCTAACCCATCATAACCAAACTGTATCTGAGTACCATCTGTTTTGTTAATTTGCTTTACTTTTCCGTCTACCCTCCACTCGATTTTCAAGCCTTCTGCTTTGTCCTCAACTAATTGCCCTATTTCATCATATACATAATTTTCCGGATTTTGGTTTCCTAAATCATTAAATCCAACTTCACCTAAAGCATCTTTAACATATTCCAACTGGTTAGACCTTTTAGACTCCCCGGTTTGAGGATCCATAACATTTTTATAAGTATAGGCTAATTGATCCATTTCTTTAGTTACACCAGAATTATTTACAGTGGTACGATCTAAGGTAAGTAGATTTCCATTATTATCATAACTGTAAGAACTACTGTAATTTTCTGTAACTCCATTAGCATACCCTTGCATCTCTGTAATGCGGTTAAGTTGGTCATATCCGTATTGATTTACCTGTACTCCGACCATGGATTCATCATCATCTATTAAACTAGTCACCATTTGCCGAATGTTTCCATTATATAAATTTCTACCAGTGGTGTTTGTAGCTGCTTTTGGATTCGAACCAAAAGTAAATGCATTTATTCCAACTACCCCATTTATAGTTTTAAAATCATTTTGATA from Aquimarina sp. ERC-38 includes these protein-coding regions:
- a CDS encoding RNA 2'-phosphotransferase, which translates into the protein MNKKIIKGSKLISLILRHQPEKIGLTLDNEGWANVEELIRKLNKKKFNIDPDDLKNIVENNDKKRFTFSDDFTKIRANQGHSINIDLKLEPIIPPEILFHGTAEKNITSIFKKGLLKQNRNYVHLSTDIDTAKKVGMRYGKPIVLKISALKMHQENYKFYLSKNNVWLTDFVPNKFFED
- a CDS encoding SMI1/KNR4 family protein, which produces MIISKKYKRLLDLNLENFEPWRILSKSQSDKYGKDLRKRYSKRNLIPFARRIDCDDVACWDLSKTESIEKIYIIHDFASEGWEQQEEFENFDDWFKEALNDMFSFEDE